From the Sphingomonas aliaeris genome, one window contains:
- a CDS encoding Smr/MutS family protein — protein MDHPLSPEEAALWERVLTTVRPLRVAPKPVAKVPVAKVSAVKSVVGPARTAVRPASQPAPAAKPPGDDRGLFAKLLEIGVGGKDASKRPGSRSRAAPVAPPPVSRGPANTLDGSWDKKLARGLVSPDCSIDLHGHNLSTAYATLDRALEQSIRMGDRVVLLVTGKPPRPTSERPHARGAIRAAIGDWLAGSRHASAIAAVRNAHPRHGGAGALYIILRRNDPNRNF, from the coding sequence ATGGACCACCCACTTTCCCCTGAAGAAGCGGCATTGTGGGAACGCGTGCTGACGACCGTGCGCCCCTTGCGCGTCGCGCCGAAGCCGGTGGCGAAAGTGCCGGTCGCCAAGGTCTCGGCGGTAAAATCGGTCGTCGGGCCGGCCCGGACGGCGGTGCGGCCTGCGTCGCAGCCAGCACCGGCAGCCAAGCCGCCGGGCGACGATCGTGGCCTGTTCGCGAAGCTGCTGGAGATCGGGGTCGGCGGCAAGGATGCGTCGAAACGGCCGGGATCGCGCAGTCGTGCCGCGCCGGTTGCGCCTCCGCCCGTGAGCCGGGGACCAGCCAACACTCTGGACGGATCGTGGGACAAGAAGCTGGCGCGGGGACTGGTATCGCCGGATTGCTCGATCGACCTGCACGGCCATAACCTGTCGACCGCCTATGCGACGCTGGACAGGGCACTGGAGCAATCGATCCGGATGGGCGACCGCGTCGTGTTGCTGGTGACGGGAAAGCCGCCGCGTCCGACGAGCGAGCGGCCGCACGCGCGCGGTGCGATCCGTGCCGCGATCGGCGACTGGCTGGCTGGATCGCGGCATGCCTCCGCGATTGCCGCCGTCCGCAACGCGCATCCGCGCCACGGCGGGGCGGGCGCGCTGTACATCATTCTCCGCCGGAACGATCCGAACCGAAATTTTTAA
- the mltA gene encoding murein transglycosylase A — translation MPAISAPGAQTAATAGVTAGPPIASLPITDDQATRALAAFRLSCPSVMRRADTSGLTRGADWQPACAAAASVRPGDARAFFASWFESVQVGDGKAFATGYYEPEIAGSHDRRPGYDVPVYGRPTDLLEADLGLFSDDLKGKKIRGRVDGRAFVPYFDRTAIEQGALANRAPVIAWAADEIEMFFLQIQGSGRLRLPDGSVMRIGYDTQNGRGYTGIGALMKARGLIGAGQTSMQGIVQWLRDHPVEGRDIMRENKSFVFFRELPSAPLGALGLAVTGGVSAAADVKFVPLGAPVFLSLDRTDATGLWVAQDTGGAIKGTNRFDTFWGAGDDARATAGGMGARGTAFLLLPVGTVARLNAGRGVPTP, via the coding sequence ATGCCGGCGATCTCGGCGCCGGGTGCGCAGACCGCGGCCACCGCCGGCGTCACGGCGGGGCCGCCGATCGCCAGCCTGCCGATTACGGATGATCAGGCGACGCGGGCGCTCGCCGCATTCCGGTTATCCTGTCCATCCGTCATGCGGCGTGCCGATACGTCGGGCCTGACGCGTGGCGCGGATTGGCAGCCCGCCTGCGCGGCGGCTGCGTCGGTGCGGCCGGGGGATGCGCGGGCGTTCTTCGCGTCCTGGTTCGAAAGCGTGCAGGTCGGCGACGGCAAGGCGTTCGCGACGGGATATTACGAGCCGGAGATTGCCGGTTCGCACGACCGTCGGCCGGGATATGACGTGCCGGTCTATGGCCGGCCGACCGATCTGCTCGAGGCGGATCTCGGGCTGTTCTCGGACGACCTGAAGGGCAAGAAAATCCGCGGTCGCGTCGATGGGCGTGCGTTCGTGCCCTATTTCGACCGGACCGCGATCGAACAAGGCGCACTCGCCAACCGCGCGCCGGTCATCGCGTGGGCGGCGGACGAGATCGAGATGTTCTTCCTGCAGATACAGGGATCGGGGCGGCTTCGGCTGCCTGACGGATCGGTGATGCGGATCGGCTACGACACGCAGAACGGGCGGGGCTATACCGGGATCGGCGCGTTGATGAAGGCGCGCGGGTTGATCGGGGCGGGGCAGACGTCGATGCAGGGGATCGTGCAATGGCTGCGCGATCATCCGGTGGAAGGCCGTGACATCATGCGCGAGAACAAGAGCTTCGTCTTCTTCCGCGAATTGCCGAGTGCGCCGCTCGGGGCACTTGGGCTTGCCGTAACCGGCGGCGTCAGCGCGGCGGCGGATGTGAAGTTCGTGCCGCTGGGCGCGCCGGTCTTCCTGTCGCTCGACCGGACGGATGCGACCGGATTGTGGGTCGCGCAGGATACGGGCGGCGCGATCAAGGGCACGAACCGGTTCGATACGTTCTGGGGCGCAGGCGACGATGCGCGCGCGACGGCGGGCGGGATGGGGGCGCGAGGAACGGCGTTCCTGTTGCTGCCGGTCGGTACGGTCGCGCGGCTGAACGCAGGTCGCGGCGTGCCCACGCCCTGA
- a CDS encoding Tim44/TimA family putative adaptor protein — MPYVVILAMIAGFVALRLYMVLGKRTGHEQPLSKPVEERAPITTLPRPIENAAEPRDIANRNVDAKAEPGLRQIVQAEPGFDVGQFVDGAQSAYRMILEAYWKGDEDALDWLVEADVKQAFADAIAARTESGHVLDNRLVSIERAVIADASLDGKLARITVRFDADIAAVTRDSEGNVVAGSMSDAVETHDVWTFARTLRSSDPNWKLADTDEA; from the coding sequence GTGCCTTACGTTGTTATTCTTGCGATGATCGCCGGGTTCGTGGCGCTCCGGCTCTATATGGTGCTGGGCAAGCGCACCGGGCACGAACAGCCATTGTCCAAGCCGGTCGAGGAACGCGCGCCGATCACGACGCTGCCGCGCCCGATCGAGAATGCGGCCGAACCGCGCGATATCGCCAATCGCAACGTCGACGCGAAGGCCGAACCGGGCCTGCGTCAGATCGTTCAGGCGGAACCGGGTTTCGACGTCGGGCAGTTCGTGGATGGCGCTCAATCCGCCTACCGGATGATCCTGGAAGCGTATTGGAAGGGTGACGAGGACGCGCTGGACTGGCTGGTCGAGGCCGACGTGAAGCAGGCCTTTGCCGACGCGATCGCGGCGCGCACGGAATCCGGTCATGTGCTGGACAATCGTCTGGTGTCGATCGAACGGGCGGTGATTGCCGACGCGTCGCTGGATGGAAAGCTCGCGCGGATCACGGTGCGTTTTGACGCCGATATCGCCGCAGTGACCCGCGACAGCGAGGGCAATGTGGTCGCCGGGTCGATGAGCGACGCGGTCGAGACTCACGACGTCTGGACCTTCGCGCGGACGCTGCGCAGCAGCGACCCGAATTGGAAGCTTGCCGACACCGACGAAGCCTGA
- the secB gene encoding protein-export chaperone SecB, which translates to MAEQDNGVTGEPYSNGEDTLPAVGLISQYIKDLSFENPNAPAIYQSQEAPQIDVQFNIASSQVGEDVYEVVLKVEVRAETDTTVAFIVDLSYAGLFGIRNVPAEHIQPFLLGEAPRLIFPFARRVLADAVRDGGFPPLLLEPIDFAAMYQQQAAGQPAVTTGETGHA; encoded by the coding sequence ATGGCAGAGCAGGACAACGGCGTGACCGGCGAACCCTATAGCAACGGCGAAGACACGTTGCCGGCGGTTGGGCTCATTTCTCAGTACATCAAGGACTTGTCCTTCGAGAACCCGAACGCTCCGGCCATCTACCAGAGCCAGGAAGCACCGCAGATCGACGTGCAGTTCAACATCGCGTCCAGCCAGGTCGGCGAAGACGTGTACGAAGTCGTGCTGAAGGTCGAAGTCCGCGCGGAAACCGACACGACCGTCGCCTTCATCGTCGACCTTTCCTATGCTGGCCTGTTCGGCATCCGCAACGTGCCCGCCGAACATATCCAGCCGTTCCTGCTCGGCGAGGCACCGCGCCTGATCTTCCCGTTCGCCCGCCGCGTGCTGGCCGACGCCGTCCGCGACGGCGGCTTCCCGCCGCTGCTGCTGGAGCCGATCGATTTCGCGGCGATGTATCAGCAGCAGGCCGCCGGCCAGCCTGCCGTCACCACGGGTGAAACCGGCCACGCCTGA
- the murJ gene encoding murein biosynthesis integral membrane protein MurJ, with translation MNLTRALGSVGGLTLASRVLGLVRDSLFARFVGAGFASDAFLVAFRLPNLFRALFAEGAFSAAFVPMFNRKVGDKAGAGLPDGIVFAQDVLSVLFPILIVMTVMLELLAWPVTLALSGKFNGVSHDQFAFAVMLSRLTIPYLMLISLVSLLGSILNSMHKFWVNAAAPILLNLTLIAALLFFHAADPYGTARNQALAVTISGALQLLWLIWACRANGIRLRLKLPRFGPDVKRLLALILPAAAGAGAVQINLVVSTALAASLLAHGSVTYIYMADRVNQLPLGLIGIGLGTVLLPLISRQLASGDEAAAMETQNRGLELALLLTLPATVALVLCGGPIVAALFQHGKFTPEDTYFTAQALAAFSVGLPSYILVKVLTPGFYARADTRTPVRYATISMVVNLVLNLALIAPLKHMGPPLATALASTVNVALLYRMLRKRGQFVPDARLLRRVWRLALSALAMGAVLWLLQGYVMPYTHGTWAVRSTAMVVLVAAGGLVYAIATFVLGAFTRDDLAFLRRRRAA, from the coding sequence ATGAACCTCACACGCGCGCTCGGATCGGTGGGGGGCCTCACCCTCGCCAGCCGCGTGCTGGGGCTCGTCCGCGATTCGCTCTTTGCGCGCTTCGTCGGGGCGGGGTTCGCGTCGGACGCGTTTCTCGTCGCTTTCCGCCTGCCCAACCTGTTCCGCGCCCTGTTTGCGGAGGGTGCCTTTTCCGCCGCATTCGTCCCGATGTTCAATCGCAAGGTCGGGGACAAGGCTGGCGCCGGCCTGCCCGACGGGATAGTTTTCGCGCAGGACGTCTTGTCCGTCCTGTTCCCGATCCTGATCGTCATGACGGTCATGCTGGAACTGCTCGCCTGGCCCGTTACTCTGGCCTTGTCGGGCAAGTTCAACGGGGTCAGCCACGATCAGTTCGCCTTCGCGGTGATGTTGTCGCGGCTGACGATACCGTATCTGATGCTGATCAGCCTCGTGTCGTTGCTCGGCAGCATCCTCAATTCGATGCATAAATTCTGGGTAAACGCCGCCGCGCCGATCCTGCTCAACCTGACGCTGATTGCCGCGTTGCTGTTCTTCCATGCCGCCGATCCGTACGGCACCGCGCGCAACCAGGCGCTGGCGGTCACCATTTCGGGCGCGCTGCAACTGCTCTGGCTGATCTGGGCGTGCCGGGCGAACGGCATCCGCCTGCGCCTGAAACTGCCGCGCTTCGGTCCCGACGTGAAGCGGCTGCTCGCGCTCATCCTGCCCGCCGCCGCCGGCGCGGGTGCGGTGCAGATCAACCTCGTCGTCTCGACCGCGCTTGCCGCCTCCTTGCTCGCGCACGGGTCGGTGACCTATATCTATATGGCCGACCGCGTGAATCAGTTGCCGCTCGGGCTGATCGGCATCGGGCTCGGCACCGTCCTGCTCCCGCTCATCTCCCGGCAACTCGCGTCTGGCGATGAAGCGGCGGCGATGGAAACGCAGAATCGCGGGCTGGAACTGGCGCTGCTGCTTACCCTGCCCGCCACCGTCGCATTGGTCCTGTGCGGCGGCCCTATCGTCGCCGCGCTCTTCCAGCATGGCAAGTTCACGCCGGAGGACACGTATTTCACCGCACAGGCGCTCGCCGCATTCTCAGTCGGCTTACCCAGCTATATTCTGGTGAAGGTGCTGACGCCGGGCTTCTACGCCCGCGCCGACACCCGGACGCCGGTTCGCTACGCCACGATCTCGATGGTCGTGAACCTCGTCCTCAACCTCGCTTTGATCGCCCCGCTGAAACATATGGGCCCGCCGCTCGCCACCGCGCTGGCCTCCACCGTGAACGTCGCATTGTTATACCGGATGCTGCGGAAACGCGGGCAATTCGTGCCGGACGCGCGATTGCTCCGCCGCGTTTGGCGACTGGCCTTGTCCGCGCTGGCGATGGGTGCCGTGCTGTGGCTGCTGCAGGGGTACGTCATGCCGTATACGCACGGCACCTGGGCCGTCCGCTCGACCGCGATGGTCGTGCTGGTCGCGGCAGGCGGGCTGGTCTATGCGATCGCAACCTTCGTCCTCGGCGCGTTCACCCGCGACGACCTCGCCTTCCTCCGGCGCCGCCGCGCCGCATGA
- the dnaA gene encoding chromosomal replication initiator protein DnaA, with translation MASATNRPGDAVRAWATVRGHLRESAGARLFDQWLKPMELIDDGAVDAIRLALPSAFMTNWVRNHYADRLVAEFRAILPDVRSVSIETRAASVAQPTVLTVETSEAPVAAAVMVSERPPLDARFTFDRFVVDASNKVAFNAGKALAEPGVPRFSPLFLHGGTGQGKTHLMHAIGAAYLEAVPEARVILMSAERFMFEFVAAMRARDTHTFKTRLRSADLLLIDDLQFIAGKDSTQEEFFHTINEVMAAGKRLVICADRCPQGLDGVEARITSRLSVGLVADIKAPDLTLRRAILTRKLADMPGANVPGEVLDLLAGRITQSIRDLEGALGRVVAYAQLTGDRIDLDFAVATLGDVLRGAERRVTIDEIQKAVSAHFELKTIDLVSARRAVVVARPRQIAMYLAKRLTTRSLPEIGRKFGGRDHSTVIHAVRRIEQLRDTDRDIDGAVRTLLRELEG, from the coding sequence ATGGCGTCTGCGACCAACCGACCGGGCGATGCTGTGCGCGCATGGGCGACCGTGCGGGGGCATCTGCGTGAGTCGGCGGGCGCACGCCTGTTCGATCAGTGGCTGAAGCCGATGGAGCTGATCGACGACGGCGCCGTCGACGCGATCCGCCTCGCGCTGCCATCCGCCTTTATGACCAATTGGGTGCGCAATCATTATGCGGACCGGCTGGTGGCTGAATTCCGGGCGATCCTGCCCGACGTCCGCAGCGTATCGATCGAGACGCGCGCGGCATCGGTGGCGCAGCCGACCGTGCTGACGGTCGAGACGTCCGAGGCGCCGGTCGCCGCCGCTGTAATGGTATCGGAGCGCCCGCCGCTCGACGCGCGCTTCACCTTCGACCGGTTCGTCGTGGATGCGTCGAACAAGGTGGCGTTCAACGCCGGCAAGGCGCTTGCCGAGCCGGGTGTGCCGCGGTTCAGCCCCTTGTTCCTGCATGGCGGGACCGGGCAGGGCAAGACGCATCTGATGCACGCGATCGGTGCGGCCTATCTGGAGGCGGTGCCCGAGGCGCGCGTCATCCTGATGTCGGCCGAGCGGTTCATGTTCGAATTCGTCGCGGCGATGCGCGCGCGCGACACGCATACGTTCAAGACGCGGCTGCGCTCCGCCGACCTGTTGCTGATCGACGACCTGCAATTCATCGCCGGCAAGGATTCGACGCAGGAAGAATTCTTCCACACGATCAACGAGGTCATGGCGGCCGGCAAGCGGCTGGTGATCTGTGCCGATCGCTGCCCGCAGGGTCTGGACGGAGTCGAGGCGCGCATAACGTCGCGGCTGTCGGTCGGGCTGGTGGCGGATATCAAGGCGCCGGACCTGACGCTGCGCCGCGCGATCCTGACCCGCAAGCTGGCGGACATGCCGGGCGCCAACGTGCCGGGCGAGGTGCTGGACCTGCTCGCCGGGCGGATCACGCAGAGCATTCGCGATCTGGAAGGCGCGCTGGGCCGTGTGGTCGCCTATGCGCAGCTGACCGGGGACCGGATCGACCTGGATTTCGCCGTGGCGACGCTTGGCGACGTACTGCGCGGGGCCGAACGCCGCGTCACGATCGACGAGATCCAGAAGGCGGTCTCGGCGCATTTCGAGCTGAAGACGATCGATCTGGTGTCTGCCCGGCGTGCGGTGGTGGTGGCGCGGCCACGCCAGATCGCGATGTACCTCGCCAAGCGGCTGACCACCCGGTCGCTGCCCGAGATCGGACGGAAGTTCGGCGGGCGCGACCATTCGACCGTGATCCACGCAGTGCGCCGGATCGAGCAACTGCGCGATACGGATCGCGATATCGACGGTGCGGTGCGGACGTTGCTGCGCGAACTCGAGGGCTGA
- the rpsT gene encoding 30S ribosomal protein S20 yields the protein MANTPQAKKRIRRNAARTIVNGNRVGRIRTFVKKCENALTAGDKEAAAAALAQVQPELARGVAKGVFHKNTASRKFSRLTKALSALA from the coding sequence ATGGCGAACACGCCACAGGCGAAAAAGCGTATCCGTCGTAACGCGGCGCGCACCATTGTGAACGGCAACCGCGTCGGCCGCATCCGTACCTTCGTGAAGAAGTGCGAAAATGCCCTGACGGCTGGCGACAAGGAAGCTGCCGCTGCAGCGCTTGCGCAGGTTCAGCCGGAGTTGGCTCGCGGCGTCGCGAAGGGCGTGTTCCACAAGAACACCGCATCGCGGAAATTCTCGCGCCTGACAAAGGCGCTGTCCGCACTCGCCTGA
- the mutM gene encoding bifunctional DNA-formamidopyrimidine glycosylase/DNA-(apurinic or apyrimidinic site) lyase, translating to MPELPEVETTVRGLRPVLDGARVASVETRRGDLRRPFPVDLRQRMTGATITGLSRRAKYGLIGTDRGDTMIFHLGMSGRWRVDPAEVLPHDHLLIATEAGRHLALNDPRRFGSVDLWPTDALDAYPPFGAMGPEPLGPNLTAEHLLTALAGRKASIKLMLLDQRIVAGLGNIYVCEALFLSRISPKTAAGRISLPRLERLVVAIREVLLAAIEAGGSSLRDYARPDGELGYFSKQFAVYGREGEPCACGGKVKRYSEGGRSTFWCPKCQR from the coding sequence ATGCCCGAACTGCCCGAAGTGGAGACGACCGTTCGCGGCCTGCGGCCCGTGCTGGACGGTGCGCGGGTGGCATCGGTGGAGACGCGGCGCGGCGATTTGCGGCGGCCATTTCCGGTCGACCTGCGCCAGCGGATGACCGGAGCGACGATCACCGGACTGAGCCGGCGTGCGAAATATGGGCTGATCGGGACGGATCGCGGCGATACGATGATCTTCCATCTTGGCATGTCGGGGCGGTGGCGGGTCGATCCGGCGGAGGTGCTGCCGCACGACCACCTGCTGATCGCCACCGAGGCGGGGCGGCACCTGGCGCTGAACGATCCGCGGCGATTCGGCTCGGTCGATCTGTGGCCGACCGACGCGCTGGACGCGTATCCCCCGTTCGGCGCGATGGGGCCGGAGCCGCTGGGACCGAACCTGACCGCGGAGCACCTGCTCACGGCGCTGGCGGGGCGCAAGGCATCGATCAAGCTGATGCTGCTCGACCAGCGGATCGTCGCGGGGCTGGGCAATATCTACGTCTGCGAGGCTTTGTTCCTGTCGCGGATCTCGCCAAAGACCGCCGCGGGGCGGATATCGCTGCCGCGGCTGGAGCGACTCGTCGTCGCGATCCGGGAGGTGTTGCTGGCGGCGATCGAGGCAGGCGGATCCTCCCTACGCGACTATGCGCGCCCGGACGGCGAGCTGGGATATTTTTCCAAGCAATTCGCAGTCTATGGTCGCGAGGGCGAGCCATGTGCCTGCGGCGGCAAGGTAAAGCGGTATAGCGAGGGCGGACGTTCGACCTTCTGGTGCCCCAAATGCCAACGTTGA
- a CDS encoding class I SAM-dependent methyltransferase: protein MTTPDTVSFGYEDIAASEKTARVGGVFTNVASKYDLMNDAMSGGMHRLWKDRFVRRVKPRDGEQILDMAGGTGDIAFRLAEHGASITVADINPAMLEVGMDRAQKRGIDGLVWTEANAEVLQFPDRFFDAYTIAFGIRNVTDIPAALKEAHRVLRRGGRFYCLEFSTTLWPGFGEIYDAYSHKVVPKLGQLLAGDAGSYRYLIESIRRFPDMEKFKGMIADAGFVQTRVEPMLGGLVAIHSGWKI from the coding sequence ATGACCACGCCAGACACCGTCTCCTTCGGGTACGAAGATATCGCCGCTTCCGAAAAGACCGCCCGCGTCGGCGGCGTCTTCACCAACGTCGCGTCGAAATACGATTTGATGAACGACGCGATGTCCGGCGGCATGCACCGCCTGTGGAAGGACCGCTTCGTGCGCCGCGTGAAACCGCGCGATGGCGAACAGATTCTCGACATGGCGGGCGGCACGGGCGACATCGCCTTCCGCCTGGCCGAACATGGCGCATCAATCACCGTTGCGGACATCAATCCCGCGATGCTCGAAGTGGGCATGGACCGCGCCCAGAAGCGCGGGATCGACGGTCTCGTCTGGACCGAGGCGAATGCCGAGGTCCTGCAATTCCCGGATCGCTTCTTCGACGCCTATACGATCGCCTTCGGCATCCGGAACGTCACCGACATTCCGGCCGCCCTGAAGGAGGCGCACCGTGTGCTGCGTCGCGGCGGGCGTTTCTATTGCCTTGAATTCTCGACCACATTGTGGCCCGGCTTCGGCGAGATATACGACGCCTATTCGCACAAGGTCGTGCCCAAACTCGGCCAATTGCTCGCGGGCGATGCGGGTTCGTACCGCTATCTAATCGAATCGATCCGCCGCTTCCCGGACATGGAGAAGTTCAAGGGCATGATCGCCGATGCGGGCTTCGTCCAGACGCGCGTCGAACCGATGCTCGGCGGACTGGTGGCGATCCACAGCGGCTGGAAGATTTGA
- the ubiB gene encoding 2-polyprenylphenol 6-hydroxylase → MTSSATHLWRLLKWGRILARHGALSGIERDPNTPPTIRRLARVARFGARVPKIPAYADALQAIGPAAIKLGQSLATRPDIVGEAATLDLLRLQDALPPVPYETIHAAMTRAFGRDPSALFRSIDPVPVGAASIAQVHRAVTTDGRTVAVKVLRPGVEEDFARAIDTYQWAAAQVEGMGGELSRLRPRLVIETFKRWTARELDLRREAASASELADSMAAEPDFVVPKIDWQRTSGKVLTLEWVDGIKLSNRAALIEAGYDVPAIANTLVHAFLRQAIAEGFFHADMHQGNLFALPGNRIAAIDFGIMGRIDRRARVWLAEILYGLITGNYKRVAEIHFEAGYVPAHHNVEEFATALRAVGEPMRGLAVKDMSIGMMLDGLFNITRDFDMQTQPHLLLLQKTMVMVEGVATSLDPDINLWDTAAPFVREWIRTELGPEAFVADRLITDLRTFARLPELIRNIEARYPSPGGAPPAPPLQEIEIVRIGGGWRYLAVAILSAGAAVAATWALLG, encoded by the coding sequence GTGACATCGTCCGCCACGCATCTCTGGCGCCTGCTGAAATGGGGCCGCATCCTCGCGCGCCACGGTGCGCTGAGCGGGATCGAGCGCGATCCGAACACGCCACCCACGATCCGCCGCCTCGCCCGCGTCGCCCGCTTCGGCGCCCGCGTTCCCAAAATCCCCGCTTATGCCGACGCGCTCCAGGCGATCGGGCCCGCCGCGATCAAGCTCGGCCAGTCGCTCGCCACCCGCCCCGATATTGTCGGCGAGGCGGCGACTTTGGACCTGCTGCGGCTGCAGGACGCGCTGCCCCCGGTTCCGTACGAAACGATCCACGCCGCGATGACGCGCGCGTTCGGGCGCGACCCCAGCGCGCTGTTCCGGTCGATTGATCCCGTCCCCGTCGGCGCCGCCTCGATCGCGCAGGTCCACCGCGCGGTCACGACCGACGGGCGCACCGTCGCCGTGAAGGTCCTCCGCCCCGGCGTGGAGGAGGATTTCGCGCGCGCGATCGATACGTATCAATGGGCCGCCGCACAGGTCGAAGGGATGGGCGGCGAACTCTCCCGCCTGCGCCCGCGACTGGTGATCGAGACGTTCAAGCGCTGGACCGCGCGCGAACTCGATCTGCGTCGCGAAGCCGCCTCCGCGTCCGAACTCGCCGATTCGATGGCCGCAGAACCCGATTTCGTCGTGCCGAAGATCGACTGGCAGCGGACCAGCGGCAAGGTGTTGACACTCGAATGGGTCGACGGGATCAAGCTCAGTAATCGCGCGGCGCTGATCGAGGCGGGGTACGACGTCCCCGCGATCGCCAACACGCTCGTCCATGCGTTCCTGCGCCAGGCGATCGCGGAGGGATTCTTCCACGCCGACATGCATCAGGGCAATCTGTTCGCCTTGCCCGGCAACCGCATCGCCGCGATCGATTTCGGCATTATGGGGCGGATCGATCGCCGCGCCCGCGTCTGGTTGGCCGAGATCCTCTACGGTCTGATCACCGGCAATTATAAGCGCGTCGCGGAAATCCACTTCGAGGCGGGCTACGTCCCGGCGCATCACAATGTGGAGGAATTCGCCACGGCTCTGCGTGCGGTCGGCGAACCGATGCGCGGGCTGGCAGTGAAGGACATGTCGATCGGCATGATGCTGGACGGCCTGTTCAACATCACGCGTGACTTCGACATGCAGACGCAGCCGCATCTGCTGCTGCTGCAAAAGACGATGGTGATGGTCGAAGGCGTGGCGACCAGCCTCGATCCGGACATCAACCTGTGGGACACGGCGGCGCCGTTCGTCCGCGAATGGATCCGTACCGAACTGGGTCCCGAGGCGTTCGTCGCCGACCGCCTGATCACCGATCTGCGCACCTTCGCCCGATTGCCGGAACTGATCCGCAATATCGAGGCGCGCTACCCCTCGCCCGGCGGCGCTCCCCCGGCTCCACCGCTGCAGGAGATCGAGATCGTACGCATCGGCGGTGGCTGGCGCTATCTCGCGGTCGCGATTCTGAGCGCGGGCGCCGCAGTCGCCGCCACCTGGGCGTTGCTCGGATGA
- a CDS encoding glycosyltransferase family protein, producing the protein MIGRALKPVWLSAPSRYAGIAPTRARWVFAALALLLAASLTAIIAPGPPPVSQDASTASRADDQADVVLYRIDRRGASRGRQLLCRHRRGLAGGRLSAAPVRHLPSADARGDPVAPARTGDDRLALPARGRRPARLVWAVAQCIRAPPPRLIALILLAAGMVVFVQSDLAGFHEVWAGLLVALSLALRRPGRWVEAVAIGMVAMLIRETAALYVAIMAVMAFAEGRRRESWAWAGTLAMLAIVVILHARAVGQVVRPLDPASPGWSGMLGFGFFVKTMGLSTALNLAPGWIAALLVGLALFGWSAWRDMLALRALAMFCGYAALLALFGRVDTFYWGLMIAPTILIGLAFVPDALRDLAAAARDRRKITVTRLTL; encoded by the coding sequence GTGATCGGCCGCGCACTCAAGCCCGTATGGCTGTCCGCGCCGAGCCGCTATGCGGGCATCGCCCCGACGCGCGCCCGCTGGGTCTTCGCCGCGCTCGCCCTGCTGCTTGCCGCCAGCCTCACCGCAATTATCGCGCCCGGACCGCCGCCGGTCAGCCAGGATGCGAGCACCGCCAGCCGCGCCGACGACCAGGCCGATGTCGTGCTATACAGAATCGATCGTCGCGGGGCTTCGCGCGGGCGGCAATTACTATGCCGTCACCGCCGCGGCCTTGCGGGCGGGCGATTATCCGCTGCGCCCGTTCGTCACCTTCCGTCTGCCGACGCTCGCGGTGATCCAGTCGCACCTGCCCGAACCGGTGACGATCGCCTTGCTCTACCTGCTCGCGGCCGGCGTCCTGCTCGCCTGGTATGGGCGGTTGCGCAATGCATTCGCGCGCCCCCGCCCCGTCTCATCGCGCTCATCCTGCTTGCCGCGGGAATGGTGGTGTTCGTCCAGTCCGATCTCGCCGGCTTCCACGAAGTCTGGGCCGGCCTGCTCGTCGCTCTGTCACTCGCGCTCCGCCGTCCGGGTCGCTGGGTCGAGGCGGTCGCGATCGGGATGGTCGCGATGCTGATTCGCGAAACCGCCGCGCTATATGTGGCGATCATGGCCGTCATGGCGTTCGCCGAGGGTCGGCGTCGCGAATCCTGGGCTTGGGCGGGCACGCTGGCCATGCTCGCGATCGTCGTCATCCTGCATGCGCGTGCCGTCGGACAAGTCGTCCGCCCGCTCGATCCAGCGTCGCCCGGCTGGTCGGGGATGCTCGGCTTCGGTTTCTTCGTGAAGACGATGGGCCTTTCGACCGCGCTGAACCTCGCCCCCGGCTGGATCGCCGCCTTGCTCGTCGGGCTCGCCCTGTTCGGATGGTCGGCGTGGCGCGACATGCTGGCGTTGCGCGCGCTCGCCATGTTCTGCGGCTATGCGGCGCTGCTCGCGCTGTTCGGCCGCGTCGATACCTTCTACTGGGGATTGATGATCGCGCCCACGATCCTGATCGGCTTGGCGTTCGTGCCCGACGCGCTGCGAGATCTCGCCGCGGCCGCCCGCGACCGGCGCAAGATCACCGTGACCCGGCTGACGCTATGA